In one window of Bos taurus isolate L1 Dominette 01449 registration number 42190680 breed Hereford chromosome 15, ARS-UCD2.0, whole genome shotgun sequence DNA:
- the OR5M13D gene encoding olfactory receptor family 5 subfamily M member 13D produces the protein MLRENYTEVTEFILLGLTDRVELQPVLFVVFLVIYLITVFGNVSMILLIRADSKLQTPMYFFLSHLSFVDLCYATNVTPQMLVNLLSKRKTISFLGCFIQFDFFISLGLTDSYMLTAMAYDRYTAICKPLLYGSKMSRGVCLSLVATSYTYGFANGLAQTILMLRLSFCGPNEINHFYCADPPLLVLACSDTHVNETAMFVVAGSNLVFSLTIILISYIFIFTAILQMCSPEGRHKAFSTCGSHLTVVTMFYGTLFWMYLRPPSEASVEQTKIAAVFYIFLSPMLNPLIYSLRNKDVKRAIRRVMQEKIFV, from the coding sequence ATGTTAAGAGAAAATTACACAGAAGTGACTGAGTTTATCCTCCTGGGACTGACAGATCGAGTTGAGTTGCAGCCTGTCCTTTTTGTGGTCTTCCTAGTCATCTACCTGATCACAGTCTTTGGCAATGTGAGCATGATTTTGTTAATCAGAGCTGACTCAAAGCTTCAGACTccaatgtacttcttcctcagccACCTCTCCTTTGTAGATCTCTGTTATGCCACCAATGTCACTCCTCAGATGCTGGTCAATCTTTTATCCAAGAGAAAAACTATTTCCTTCCTTGGTTGCTTTATACAGTttgactttttcatttctttggggctCACAGATAGCTATATGCTCACAGCAATGGCTTATGACCGCTACACGGCCATCTGCAAACCCTTGTTATATGGCAGCAAAATGTCCCGAGGTGTCTGCCTCTCTCTCGTTGCTACATCTTATACTTACGGCTTTGCAAACGGTCTTGCACAGACCATCCTGATGCTCCGCCTCTCCTTCTGTGGACCCAATGAAATCAACCACTTTTATTGTGCGGACCCTCCTCTCCTAGTCCTGGCCTGCTCAGACACTCATGTCAATGAAACTGCCATGTTCGTGGTGGCTGGTTCCAATCTCGTGTTTTCTCTCACCATCATCCTCATTTCCTACATTTTCATCTTTACAGCCATTCTGCAAATGTGTTCTCCAGAAGGGAGGCAcaaggccttctccacctgtgggtCTCATCTGACAGTTGTCACTATGTTTTATGGCACACTGTTCTGGATGTATCTGAGGCCGCCTTCTGAGGCATCTGTAGAACAGACCAAAATTGCAGCTGTTTTTTATATCTTTCTGAGTCCTATGCTTAACCCTTTGATCTACAGCCTTCGGAACAAAGATGTTAAAAGAGCAATAAGGAGAGTAATGCAAgagaaaatttttgtttaa
- the OR5M10 gene encoding olfactory receptor family 5 subfamily M member 10: MSSPNHTAVTEFILLGLTDDPVLQKALFGVFLVIYLVTLAGNLGMIMLIRTNPHLQTPMYFFLSHLSFVDLCYSSNVTPNMLYNFLSDQKTISYTGCFTQCLLFIALVITEFYLLASMSLDRYVAICSPLYYSTRMSKDVCIFLVTVPYTCGFFNGLSQALLTFHLSFCDSLEINHFYCADPPLIMLACSDTYVKKMAMFVVAGFTLSSSLFIILLSYVFIIASILEIHSVEGRHKAFSTCGSHLAIVTLFYGTLFCMYLRPPTEKSVKESKIFAVFYSFLSPMLNPLIYSMRNKDVIQAMQQMIKRNLS, encoded by the coding sequence ATGTCTTCCCCTAACCACACTGCAGTGACTGAATTCATTCTCCTGGGACTCACAGATGACCCAGTGCTACAGAAGGCCCTGTTTGGGGTGTTCCTGGTGATCTACCTAGTCACACTGGCAGGGAATCTGGGCATGATCATGCTGATCAGGACCAATCCCCACCTCCagacccccatgtacttcttcctcagccACCTCTCCTTTGTAGACCTTTGCTATTCCTCCAATGTTACTCCAAATATGCTGTACAATTTCCTCTCAGACCAGAAGACCATCTCCTATACTGGATGCTTCACACAGTGCCTTCTCTTCATTGCCCTGGTGATCACtgagttttatctccttgcttcAATGTCCTTGGACCGCTATGTAGCCATCTGCAGCCCTCTATATTACAGCACCAGGATGTCCAAGGACGTTTGCATCTTTCTAGTCACAGTCCCTTATACTTGTGGATTCTTCAATGGCCTCTCTCAGGCACTGCTGACCTTTCACTTGTCCTTCTGTGACTCCCTTGAGATCAACCATTTCTACTGTGCTGATCCTCCTCTGATAATGTTGGCCTGCTCTGACACCTATGTCAAAAAGATGGCAATGTTTGTGGTTGCTGGTTTCACTCTCTCGAGCTCTTTGTTCATCATTCTCCTGTCTTATGTTTTCATCATTGCATCTATCTTGGAGATCCATTCTGTGGAAGGCAGGCACAAAGCCTTTTCTACCTGTGGTTCCCACCTGGCAATAGTCACTCTATTTTATGGAACCCTCTTCTGCATGTACTTGAGGCCTCCAACTGAGAAGTCTGTAAAGGAGTCTAAAATATTTGCagtcttttatagttttttgaGCCCAATGTTGAACCCATTGATCTACAGTATGAGGAACAAGGATGTGATCCAAGCCATGCAGCAAATGATTAAGAGAAATCTTTCATAA